A window of the Helianthus annuus cultivar XRQ/B chromosome 4, HanXRQr2.0-SUNRISE, whole genome shotgun sequence genome harbors these coding sequences:
- the LOC110933916 gene encoding uncharacterized protein LOC110933916: protein MKATQRVQGHYKAQYENLRDYDEELLRSNPGSTVKIDVEPNCNPSSLTRQFRRIYVCLGAMRAGFKLIGRPILGVDGCFLKGPFPGQILTAVGVDGNNGIYPVAYAVVEAETTASWTWFLKCLGGDLDLESNNNFTFISDRQKGLIPALSKVYPSAEHRYCLRHIHENMKPKWSGDENKNLLWNCASASTIPEFEKSMKAVLDKDKALHDWLKQIPSKHWSRAFFTGRARCDILLNNICEVFNRQLIQGRDKPIITCLEYIREYLTRKIVVVHKKIAKCKGPLTPGATELLQTIKNEAAEYTVIWTGGSKYQVSTHFNDHQDQRVVSLDERTCSCRRWDLTCIPCRHAVACIWDMGLHGRGDGVPEKWVHPVYWLETWKEVEFYIHTFKHARSKNTCTT from the exons ATGAAGGCCACACAAAGAGTGCAGGGTCATTATAAGGCACAATATGAGAATCTTAGGGATTATGATGAGGAGCTACTAAGATCTAATCCTGGCAGCACAGTGAAGATTGATGTTGAGCCAAATTGCAATCCTAGCAGTCTAACAAGGCAGTTCAGGAGGATCTACGTTTGTTTAGGTGCAATGAGAGCAGGCTTCAAACTAATAGGAAGACCTATACTAGGGGTTGATGGATGTTTTTTGAAAGGGCCCTTTCCTGGCCAGATTCTGACAGCAGTAGGAGTGGATGGCAACAATGGGATTTACCCTGTTGCGTATGCAGTGGTGGAGGCTGAGACAACTGCCAGTTGGACGTGGTTTCTTAAGTGTCTAGGTGGAGATTTGGATCTGGAATCTAACAACAACTTCACTTTTATAAGTGACAGGCAAAAG GGGTTAATTCCTGCATTGTCTAAAGTGTATCCGAGTGCAGAACATAGATACTGCCTGAGACATATACACGAAAATATGAAACCAAAATGGAGTGGAGATGAAAACAAAAACCTGCTGTGGAATTGTGCCTCTGCATCAACAATACCAGAGTTTGAAAAGTCTATGAAGGCAGTGCTTGATAAGGACAAAGCTTTACATGATTGgctcaaacaaataccaagcaaACATTGGTCAAGAGCCTTCTTCACAG GCAGGGCTAGGTGTGACATATTGCTAAACAACATTTGCGAGGTATTCAATCGGCAACTGATACAGGGCAGGGACAAGCCAATCATAACATGTCTAGAGTATATCAGGGAGTATTTAACGAGGAAGATTGTTGTGGTGCATAAGAAGATTGCCAAATGTAAAGGTCCTTTAACTCCAGGAGCTACTGAATTGTTGCAAACTATCAAGAATGAAGCTGCAGAGTACACTGTGATTTGGACTGGAGGGTCAAAGTATCAGGTCAGCACACACTTTAATGACCACCAAGACCAAAGGGTTGTGAGTTTGGATGAAAGGACCTGCTCTTGTAGAAGATGGGATCTCACATGTATCCCTTGTAGACATGCAGTTGCATGTATCTGGGATATGGGATTGCATGGTAGAGGTGATGGTGTTCCGGAAAAATGGGTTCATCCGGTTTACTGGCTAGAGACTTGGAAAGAGGTAGAGTTTTACATacacacgttcaaacatgcaaggagtaaaaacacttgtacaactTGA